The Erythrolamprus reginae isolate rEryReg1 chromosome 6, rEryReg1.hap1, whole genome shotgun sequence DNA segment atggacctgcagggtcaaacaaatacttccggggcggaaatgacgttatgccagtaaacattcctgggcaactcatgggcgtatctcgatgcaaggtccaggtgagggccaggccgtcacctgtgaccttttctgccatgctgtgcatgaggggggtcccaccggctaacccgaatcggggaattaaaggtgcaggacccaaagacaggttccccccagctgctcaggcagaaactccctccatgagcttgcggagaacctgtcaatcatccccaaagatgcccaagggagaacgcgcggttgctaaaccacccaattttccgcccctaacctgccacaggagcgggggtcagatctctatcttggccccccgactcccccctctagctgcgccagctcacgcagagaccgctgcaggtcctgtaagaagatggcgttcccctggtcagacaggtgaacgccatcatcacggtagagccatggctgatctattgatataaggggatgaggtattactactccacccaattctctcaccgttttacccatagccctattcacccgtcgcctagcccggtgaatggccctaagggaagaggcatccctccacacaatcctaggtaagatttctgaccacaccacttgcgtggtgggccagacctcacgaagccttcgcaggtcttcgcgtgcctggatgagcagcgccaggcctcccagtatgcacaggtcattgccacctaagtgcaataccagccacctgggtgcggccacaggacgctgcccacccagacccctttgggcgcgactccaggagccgccccccatattgccgggcgcagccacagaatgctgaccgcccagcaacgccggtaggagaccctcccaccgcatacctctccggcccatccaggtaacgttgacccaccgccccagggacaggtgggtcccgatggcgctcctggctgccgcgcggccggcccagaaaatcatgctgtggccacacagcagcgccgtcggtttcgtgttagcctggggacctgcaagaggacacagacacagagaggttacctagcctaagccctgcctgggatcctcagcgggcctaacataacccaaatatgccgctgaccgccagcggccgatctcccgaatccgatgggccgggaaaccagaaagtgccgcgctagtggcggcgccgatacggaacgaatgcgttccatagccggcgggatccatgcccacctgggccatcgccctagatactaaagcccagaattggaaacgggtcagaggggtcccatcacaatgcctaaacaggtacccctgacctgaccccctcataccacaataaagctgtagggcggccaccggacacaccgactggtcggtggccgcactaagatttaaggtaacccctctgcgtagctgatccgttttagacctcctcactacaagggacacccccccttgtctaaaggccagatcagcgaactggaaggcccggagcgaagtgtcagcctgagacgaagccatggcctcgctgacccaaagggccccaaaaaacatgacacaagccgccgccctaaaaagacgggcctcgtacaatgaggaacacagactgccaaaaaccacgttgattaaagacagctgctccaccgtcagagcctgacgagtgtcacctggggcccccgcttgctccctaagccagccctccagcatcttccggatgcgaaagtcacccgaaagatcagcaaacccccccgccgtggacagaaaggcgaggccggctaaccgggaccgaatcgtcctaactgacaggccacgccgcctgagttggacgcaaaactcggccaaatgctctacagggacaggccaactaagctggtaacccctgccctgcctaaactccccaaactccttacctgcacgctggtatgccctgagggtgccgggcgctacagacaaggagattgcccgggatgcctcgcctctccaccactctggatccctcccagactccagaggtggctggggaacacttctggcaattctcgggcccacggggccagggtccgaaacctggacaactgaccacgggacaaggcgtcagcaaccccgttatctaacccggggacatgcttagccaaaaacaatgcgtttagagacaaggacctgtgcacaaaatggcggacaagccgcatgaccctgtcgctcttcgaggacagggcattcaccacatggacaaccgctaggttgtcgcaccaaaagtgcacggtcttgtccctaaactgctccccccaaagctctaaggccactattaaggggaagagctccaggaacgtaaggtccttaaccaacgaagaggcactccattccggaggccatgccgaccagcaccactggtcacctaacactaccccggaaccacaagtccccgcggcgtcagagcagagctgcaactcagcttccaacagaagctcttgcctccagaaagacaacccgttaaatctatccaaaaaatcccgccacacgccgaggtcagccctgaccccagcgcaaaggcgggtacgatgatggggcaaacggagccccttcatcgcatcatacaacctcctggaaaaagcccttccaggaacaactacccgacaggcaaaattaagaatgcctgccaactcctgaagctgccgtagggtcaccttccggcagcccaggacctcatcaagcttccgcttaatctttaccaacttctctaggggcaatctggaagattgctcctctgagtccaattcaatacccagaaaggtaatcctggtggcgggaccttcggtcttctcagaggctaaaggcacccctaattgagcacaaagggcttcgaagtcccgcatcaaagcaaaacattgctctgaatgcgcaggccccgccaacaggaaatcatcaaggtagtgaacgaccgtacccagaccactttgcctcctgagcgcccactccaagaaggtgctaaaactctcgaaaagagagcacgagacagagcaccccatgggcaaagctctgtccacgtaataacccccctcgaaatggaagcccaacagctcaaagtcgtctgggtgtatggggaggagccggaatgcagacttaatgtcgcatttacccataagggctcccaccccacacttcctaaccatagtcacggctgcatcaaaggatgcataccggactgaacacaactcgtcaggaatgaaatcattcactgactccccttttggaaaagacaaatggtgaatcaacctaaattcaccactcgcctttttggggaccacacctaagggagacacccgaagattcgggaagggtggctccgagaagggcccaaggaccctgccttcggcaacctccttcccaatcttctccctaacaatgtcttcatgaccaacaaccgacctaaggttgtcagacatgaaggccttcctaacaccctgataagggatcctaaatccctctgcaaaacctagcaagagagcggccgctctcgagcgagggtggtagtcgcccaaccaaccctcaagcaccactaaattaattgggctgggccccttttcccccagcaggtgggggaggctttgggggacccgagcctttcttttcaatccccttcttggggcgggggcacacggctgcggaatggtttcccccacaacttccgcaggcgtgacgaaaccggcaaatggggcgaaaacacgcccccttcgccGCAAATTCGTGGCACACGAGAGAGGCCCCTTTCCCAACtacacccgccacggccttggccggcgcgggcgtcgctggctcctcctccataaagtgaccgctatcggtcctatcacagccctccttccctgacatatgcgtggcctggaaccacaggtccggaaccaccatatcccaaggcaagtaggggtcatgggcaatacgcatacggaaacccttgtcgtaatgcctccatatggtgcccccatattcaaaatgggccctcgctataaggtcgatgtacttcagcaaggcagcggccctccccggctgcctctgaatgaccaccgacgcaaaggtcagaaaggcatacagccacgagctgaagcatttcgtgacctttgtctttttcaccttctccccagggaccacctccttgtcctgtttagggacctccctcttcaagatggagaacaaatcaacgtactccccccgccagattgcctccttaactgacgggtgcagatggtaccctaaaggtgtggcgggcaacccgcaagggatggccccaggcttgatgctggcgaacgggtcccacaccgtggtggcccccgagcccagcaccccaagccccggcggatacatgaatgggaccggtggcataatggccggtggaggaggaatccaaccccccacccccgccccaggtgggacaggtacccccagcgcccccactggcggagctagcggggaccagacctgaccacaggtgcctgcagcagcccccgtgaaactgttgccaccccccaaagctggcgggatgaacccgggaccctggatgggcaggagcggagatgtgcctgcatgtggtgtaacctcacctgccccgtaaggggtagaagacatccacggtgggcccatcctggttgggccctggaacgatgaccattgcccaggctgggccatctgtccagcatggcccgtctgcccgatgccgcccgcctgtccggtgcccgccatctgtacttcgtgggccacctgccctgctggggccgactcctcttcggggtctgcgccccatgctgcggtggcagccgaggaaagcccctccgggcctgcccccgaccgccacctctccaactcatcgagccgctccagtaccctggcccaggagagagaaggggacaccgcgggttgagggactgtgggcataaacccaaccaccccccccaccgggatcccccccgggggcccctctgccgccgcccgagcccgggcagacggcctggcagccctcctaggccgcaccactggttgggccgggagggccttagctggccgcttcttaggggccattacagcaAGAATAAATCTACTTTAACAAGAAGGGATAGGGCAGAACAAAGCCACCAACGGACCCTGCACCGCGTTGGCAAAGGCCTGCCTGAAGCAGCAGGCCTCCGCAGAACAAAAACCCCCTCAGGAGGCTAAACCCTCCTCCCCgtgggcaacaaggcccgacaccaggcctttatcccaggccacaagccaccccgagaacaccgcaagcccgcggggcctcccaaaggcagcacCACCCCCaaacaggcaatgaggctccaaaccggagcggagtccagccgatgctggctccgctaacaCTGAAAGGCTCTTCGCTtgaccacaggccacaaaatggcgcctcgcacgaggtcgccacctaaaatggccaccggagcagacgaacgaacgtctgctctaaagctcagtccgggcgaaaagggagagccccgggcctgctcgcccttatatagggcaagcaggccccgcccggaccaatcagggcctggccaatcaggccctgatctcccgagcgaagtctcgcatcgcgagacttcgcccgggatccaaaatggcggccgccatgagggaccgtgtctcccggtccctccagcaaagcctgcctgccgggtaagtccggcgctgacCATCTAtaacttttttttatttataaaagtttTATGCTACTTCAGTCCTTGCTATTCAAAGTGGCTCTTCATTAGTTGGTTTGGTAAACAAATAGATAAGCcccaaactttattttatgactTCTGAGTCATTTGAAGGAAACGATATTTGCCTTTTGGTTTCTTTCATGCCATCTTGTTACAGCATTTTAAAGTTCTGGTCATTAGACAAAATATTGAAATGACTTCACTAGCAGTTTTTATTAGATTAACGATAACCTAATTTGTGTTTAGTTCAGTTAATTTCCAGACTGAAAAGGTGATAGTGGATTTGTCATAAATGGTAGATAGTGACACTGTACAACAAAGGTTTTGTTTCCTGAACACTCTGGTGTGtatcttatatatttttgatTGCTGATCATGAAAATAATCTAAAATGTAGTCTATCACATGCTGTTTCATAGAAAACGTAGGGTTTTTGTAATTTGTTCttataaatattttaagtttAATAATTTTGGCTTATGTTATAAGATGTTATGTGTAGCTTAGGCATGTCCACATGTGCAGAGCACATTACATAACATTTGTGGAACTGGTACAATTTGGGCATGCTTAGGCATAGTTGGGCTGGATAGATACTGCCTGAAAAGCCTATAAAAGCAGATCATATGcacttgtattgtattttgaTGCAATTGTTTTAAGGCATAGCATTGTTTATGTACGTGTGAGTTACATTACAATTAAGCCAGTTGTAGATTTGCTATAGGAATATTGGAGACAGCAGATAGTTCACCGATGTCAGTATAGCCATGATATtttgtgcactagagtgccttctgtcccctgtcccctgtcctattgctctcctatatctcctatacctttcttctattcctatacctcttcctctactctttcattgatatgttctattactatatcttcttttctattacttcttagatatattttactatgagtatctcctctataaccttcatcatgtattttactatgtgaatatagatatatacccactaaaaccctcattgtgtattagacaaaataaataaataaataaataaatacatacatacatacatacatacatacatacatacatacatacatacataaataaataaatatttgtggtgaataaacaaacaaacaaacaaacaaataaataaataaataaatatttgtgtcTCATACTTACCGGTAAGTATGAGACACACCGGACTTATTAAGAAAGTATATAAACTGTACTTTGGTTGTAAAAATGGTGATCAAGACAAGGCCTGGGCTCCTCACATTTAACCAATTTATTTGTAAAGATTAACAGGCTCGTTTTCTGTACTGACATTGATGGTTTGTTCAAAGCTTTGGGTTATGAGCACGATCCACTAAAATGGCATCTTTTTACTCATTCATTGATTCATAGGCCTCATGTCTGTCTTGTTATACGATGTTCATCCTTCAATATCTATTCTGTCTTGTTATACAATGTTCATCCTTCAATATCTGTTCGCTATGCTGCACACATGAAAGAAACATACAAAAATATGGAACTGTTGTTGAAGCACACCCAGTAGACTAAGTACAACTGGAATATCTGTGGAGTTTTTAAAGTACTGTttttaataaaagagaatatttgtagctcatggttgaaatcagaggtccttggtgctctctgagcttgcttgttttcttgcaaatatttcattatcctaactagataatatcatcagtgctagtaattCCATAAACCCCTAATTCCATTTACATTAAATTACCAAAATGTACAATTGGTAAGATCTGATAATATTAGAGCTATGCAATTCCTTGCAGAGATGTCTTTACCGTCTTTACCATGTATACCAGTACCCAATAACTATTCTTGAAAGTACATCCTGTTATGTGATTTTTGGAGGCTGCAGTAGCCACAGAAGAGAATTGCTTCAAGAATTAAGGCCTTGAGCAACTCAGAGCAGATATATgaaactagtaaaaaataaataacattaagcacagggtacggaaggcacgctggtgtagttatgcacgccccttacagacctcttaggaattgggaaaggtcaatagtggatagtgtaagggtaaagttttgggagataggagatgatactacagaggctggtagtgagttccatgcatcaactactcggttaatgaagttgtatttcctgcagacgAGTTTGGAGCGGTACAACAAGGAGAGTCAAGCTAGGCATTTTCCAAATTTTGAATATACTGAGGCCACAGGGTTCACCATAGTGTGCCAGGAATTGACTACTGATATACAGCTATTTTATTTGTAGCTCTTGAGAATATTAGCTAAGCCAATAATACAGGATGTTTGGCAGTAATGAAAATCTAGCACTGGCTAAAGAAATTgggcttttgaattttattgccTATTACATCCCTTAAAGCATATctctacaatattaaaaaaaaatcagtttaggGTAAGTTCCAAAAGGAAATGCTTCCAAATTCTATTTGGGACAGACAATTATGGGTAGGAGCTACACATATTGGGAAAGGAAACTAGTTTTTCAGAGGACAAGATCTAGTAGACTATATTCTGTTTGGTGCACTCATAATACACAGTAAACAACCCAAATTCTATAGAAAACTCTCACATCACATTTCCAATCTTGCAAAAGATTGAATTTTGCATTATTCAATTTCTGAAAAATAACATAGTCATGGATTTATTCGGAGttgaatttgttttcttttctagtTATTTTCTTAATTATAAGAACATATTAATGGAGAGTGTCCGTTTATGGGAGTTTCTCTTCCACCTCTATTGCACTaaagccagtggtgggttccaacttacttcactgccagtttgcCCCCTCCTGTGCTGAGTGGGCGCGCTGGGTAGGCATgctgtgcacgcatgcacagtaacatcattgtgacatcaccagcaggttgctaccggttcgggtgaaccagtccaacCAATCCAAACCAGGAGTAACCTACCCCTGACTAAAGCCATTACCTTCTGCTATTTTCATGGTTTCCGTGAGACAGGTAGTTGGAACGGTTTTCAGGAGCAACTTCACATTAGTCTCCAAAATGGGTCCTACTACATTGCAGTATTTATTATTTCATAATTCTAGAAGTGAAGCTCATATATTCTTTATAGACGTTACCAACAAATTCGGTTCAGTGATGTcaatgtgacatcaccagtgggttgctacccatTTGGGCGAACCGGtcaaaaccaggaggaacccacctctgatgcctATGTTTCCAATTATAGTAGGGAAGGATTTCCAAGCAGCCACTGAGAATGAAAAAAATGcagactttaaaatattttaagaatagGTATTTGTACATACCTATGGGCATTCCAGAACACTTCCCTCCAAGGAATTGCAAAGCCCTAATATATTTAGATCCTACCAGTTGTATATTTTGCCAATTTAATGTTTACAGAATTAAGGGTGGAAAACACCCTAAAAGTTTTTATCGAATCTATAGAACAATATTGGTAtatattgttacatgctgttttttatcattgttgttagccgccccgagtctacggagagaggcggcatacaaatccaataaataataataattattattataattattaattattattattattattattattattattattattatttgctgctGAAATAAAGGTTAACATagttaggagaggggcggcatacaaatctaataaattataactaTCACTATAACTAGGTTAGGGTTAGTATTCTTGTTTGATCTTAAAAAGCTAAGCAATTTTAAGGGGACTTTATTGAactttaaaaatgtaatattatGCATTCTTCCAGCATATTCACATTATATGAGAAGACATTCAGTAGAGAGTATCCCACATACTGTTTACCTTGTGGTTTGTGAAAATTGTGTTTAAATCAAAAGGTTTGTTTTTAACTGTAATTTTATATAAGTTAAAGCACAAGAGTCCTGTTTGGCAAAGTGTTTTCATGATGTCACAATTTCATTACTTAACAATAAATGACTTCATtggagacagagaaaaaaatctGTCACTGTCTGTAAGGAATCTTTATCTAAGCAACATACTTGCAGGCAGGCCCTTCAGCTTGTTTCTCCAGATTTTTAAGATGGGTTTTTGGTATGTCGCTGGAAATATCATTCAGTTCTGATGTGCAGGtgatttttgttgtctttgaggCTCTGGAACTTCTCAACAGATGTCAGCATGAACCTATTTGGGGCTGCCACTGAAAGAAGACAGCTAAAACCATTGTGTTTTCTGTATCTTGGCATCTGCCTTGGGCTTCACCTGCAGAGTTCACAAGCTGACAGTTTTTGGATTGCTAATATTAACGTATCATTTCAAGTTGGGAATCGGACTGTATGGGAGACTGCAGAAAATGGAGTGTTCGCCAAAGCCTCACCCTTGAAGAAGGTGTCCGGCATAGTGATAGCTGCAGAGGAGCCCCATCAAAATGCATGCAGTTCTGTAACAAATTTTAAGTCAGGAAATACTGGATGTTGGATAGCACTCATCCTAAGAGGGCAGTGTtcatttacaaaaaaaataagTGTGGCTGCAGAAAAGGGAGCAGTTGGTGTGATCATCTATAACTATCCTGGTACGGGTAACAATGTGTTTCCTATGCTTAACTTTGGGAAGGAAGGCCCTGTGGCTGTTATGATTGGCAATCTGAAAGGCATAGACCTTCTACATCTTATTCAGAATGGCATCCAAGTGATGGCAACCATTGATGTTGGAAAGCACTGTAACCCATGGTTAACCCGTTATATGGCCACCGTTTTTATTCTTTCCTCTGTAGCTGCGACATATTGCACCTTTTATTGTGCTGGAAAGCTACGAAGAACAAGGAATTTTATACAGACATTCCAGCAGGAGCTTGAAATTAATAAAGCCATCAAATGTCTTGAGCTTCGTACATTAAAAGAGAATGACAAAGAAGTTGGATCAAATGGAGACAGCTGTGCAGTGTGTTTAGAAATGTACAGACCTAAAGAAGTAGCTCGTATTTTACGTTGTGGGCACCTTTTCCACAAAATCTGTGTCGATCCTTGGCTTTTAAAGCACCAAACATGTCCTGTGTGTAAGTGGAACATGCTTGGAAATGTGGAAAGGATTACAGCTACAGTAGAACCATTCGGTATTCAGCTGTCAAATGAAACATCTTCTGCTATCAATTCTCCTAATGAAGCCATCtgtccagaagtacctacaggaaTTAATAAAGGCTCAAAAGCTCAATCTGGGGACAAATGATTATTTCAATCTTAATCATCTTGTTAAAGATTGAGCTTAAGGTGTGTGAAATAAAACATTACCTTTGATTCTGTTTAGCTTGTTTGTTTTAtgacaatattaaaaacatccaATGTGATATTGGAAATTGGAGTTTGATAttttaagttttggatttttgaAGAACTACAGCTTCAATTGTTAAATTTCTGTCAATTTGAAATGGTttattttaaatgatttatattgatttatatacattaaaaacaatacaaaaaacacAAGAATACATACTTTACATATATcatatccacacacacacaaaaagaaataagaaacaagCACTCAAAAAAGAAACACATATAAACAATGAGAAAGAACAAAATCCTAATGTTAATTAATACAATCACATTTATACAATATACCCCTTGGGGTTTACTTAGGCTATTCGTATCGACACATTAAATAATATGGTTACATATCTTATATGTTTTACTATTTATGTTTCTCTCTGCCTTGATATCATTATTTAAGTAAGCCagttaatacaaatacaaactactgcaatgctctctacatgggactacctttgaagaatattcggaaactacaaattgtgcagaatgcagctgtgcgagcagtcatgggactACAAAGACATGTctacatctctccaacactccgtggtctgcactggctgccaattgattTCCAGACTCAATTTAAAGtattgcttatgacctataaagccctacatggcctcggaccagaatacccgcaggactgccttctgccgcatgagtcccagcgaccggtcaggtcccacagagtcagccttctccaagtcgTGTTGGTGGGGCTTAAgggacaatgttgcttggcggggcttaAGGGAAGAgcctcatttatgttgccaggcttggggctattagacttctgCCCCTGCCCAACGAAAGTGATGCGAGTTGGTGGATTGAATGGGTATGAGTGTTTTTACGgtctttgggtttttagattattaattattgattggattcagaatgttatatattgttatttttatatgttgtaagccgccccgagtccttggagaggggcagcataaaagtccaatagataggtaggcaggtaggtagataaatagtaTCTACAATTACAAACTATTTTACCAATTTTGTTAATCAATCAACAGTTAACATTTTTACTTCTATTTATTACTATCCTctaattttgttttttcctttgttctaaCCATTAGAatggtttttatattgttttggcaTCATACAGGTATTGCTTCACTTAAGACCACAAAATCCAAAATGTTCATTGCTAAGCAATGACCTTTTTGCTACAGTTGTTcattgaatccctgcagttgttaatgaACCATGCAACCTTTAAATGAATCTGGCATTTATTTTTTTGGAAACCTTCTGGAAAGGCTAcacatggtgatcacatgaccctgggacactgacataaatatatgccagttgacaagtgcctgaattttgatcatgtgactcacGAGGATACTAGAACAATTGTAAGAATTACTCCAATTAGAACATGCATGTGATTGGATGAAGCAGCCAAGCATTTCATTGGATATAACACCCCAAATGCCTTATGAAGTCAGTGAGATTAGTGTGACTGGTTGACGTAATGGGACAAGACTTCAAAGATAATGAGGATTTGAAAGAAAGGAGGCAGTTATTCCATTGTGTATTTCATGGAATTACTTTCTTTAGCTTTTGTAGAGCTCTGCTTATTATTCCTAGTGTCTTTTCCCAAGTTATTCAGCATTCCTGGGTTTCCTGAATGTTCTGTGGCTAAATTGACAGCATAATTTTCCTGGAACAATCTTTTTGTAATGGAATAGTTGCCTGGTTTGATGCCATATATCAGAGCCAATGTTTTCTTTTCCCTGAGAAGATGTATTTGGGATAAGATCACCAACTTAAATCCCCAAATCTCATACAGTGGACATAGAGTTTGCAGACCTGCATTTGATCAAATGCAGCAAACTTTGTGCATatcatgttttcccgaaaataagacctggtcttattttcttttgggctcCAAAATAAacactagggct contains these protein-coding regions:
- the RNF148 gene encoding RING finger protein 148 is translated as MNLFGAATERRQLKPLCFLYLGICLGLHLQSSQADSFWIANINVSFQVGNRTVWETAENGVFAKASPLKKVSGIVIAAEEPHQNACSSVTNFKSGNTGCWIALILRGQCSFTKKISVAAEKGAVGVIIYNYPGTGNNVFPMLNFGKEGPVAVMIGNLKGIDLLHLIQNGIQVMATIDVGKHCNPWLTRYMATVFILSSVAATYCTFYCAGKLRRTRNFIQTFQQELEINKAIKCLELRTLKENDKEVGSNGDSCAVCLEMYRPKEVARILRCGHLFHKICVDPWLLKHQTCPVCKWNMLGNVERITATVEPFGIQLSNETSSAINSPNEAICPEVPTGINKGSKAQSGDK